A stretch of Mastacembelus armatus chromosome 1, fMasArm1.2, whole genome shotgun sequence DNA encodes these proteins:
- the tmem186 gene encoding transmembrane protein 186 yields MIRSVQLCRLTSRILSCTRGSCVLTGHISYSKQPQSSVDKFIHQRFHGLFIPKVTALARLSELSAQKYTMIYTLPHIKLLRAVSRLKLLQTAITVVILPPVYFLYLQGHVSFFLVSYTTGIALFAGVMLYTASHFFRRVVGMMYLDPSQTTLKVSHLTFWGKRHDIYLPVSDVMTIGDTGDSVNETILKLKRYSSPETLYFSTHFGRVMDSQGFEKVFGNVR; encoded by the exons ATG ATCCGGTCAGTGCAGCTGTGCAGATTAACCTCCCGCATCCTGTCCTGTACCAGAGGATCATGTGTCCTCACAGGTCACATATCTTACAGCAAGCAGCCTCAGTCATCAGTGGACAAATTCATCCACCAGCGCTTCCATGGACTGTTTATACCTAAAGTCACTGCTCTGGCCAGGCTCTCTGAGCTGTCTGCACAGAAGTACACTATGATTTACACCCTCCCACACATTAAGCTACTCCGTGCTGTGTCCAGACTCAAACTGCTCCAAACTGCAATCACTGTAGTCATCTTGCCCCCAGTGTATTTCCTCTACCTCCAGGGCCATGTCTCCTTCTTTCTTGTTAGCTATACAACTGGTATAGCACTGTTTGCTGGTGTCATGCTGTACACTGCTAGTCACTTCTTCAGGAGGGTTGTGGGGATGATGTACCTTGACCCATCCCAGACTACACTGAAAGTGTCACACCTCACCTTTTGGGGCAAGCGCCATGACATCTACTTGCCTGTGTCGGATGTGATGACCATTGGGGATACTGGGGACTCTGTGAATGAGACAATACTGAAACTAAAGAGGTACAGCAGCCCAGAGACATTGTATTTCTCCACTCATTTTGGACGTGTTATGGACAGTCAAGGTTTTGAAAAGGTTTTTGGAAATGTAAGATGA
- the gde1 gene encoding glycerophosphodiester phosphodiesterase 1, with product MLLLGDQVTFYSIIFVLVLLGTRSPVWTVVLTASLYLFMAMIQFPQVPAIRARQVLHPERATAGSAKVSVVAHRGGGHDAPENTIAAIREASKNGATGVELDLEFSADGIPILMHDETVDRTTNGSGPLSHLKLSDLGKLDAAAKHRLREKFAGEKVPTLEEAVEECIKLQLTIYFDVKGHPDEAAAALKDLYKKHPVLYNSSIVCSFEPKVIYRMRQSDPEVVTALTHRPWSLSHFGDGTPRFSSLWKHCWMTVMDIMLDLAHHHVLWRLCGISAFLIQKNFVSLDYVQYWAQRGVDVVAWTVNTKVEKNYYQELLQVNYITDSLVEDCEPHY from the exons ATGCTGCTGCTCGGAGATCAAGTTACTTTCTACTCGATCATTTTCGTGCTGGTCTTGCTCGGGACCCGGAGCCCGGTGTGGACAGTCGTCCTCACCGCCTCCCTCTACCTCTTTATGGCCATGATCCAGTTTCCTCAAGTACCGGCCATCCGAGCTCGACAGGTGCTACACCCAGAGAGGGCCACGGCGGGTTCCGCCAAAGTGTCCGTGGTCGCTCACCGGGGCGGAGGCCACGATGCACCGGAGAACACGATAGCTGCCATCCGTGAG GCCAGTAAAAATGGGGCGACAGGTGTGGAGTTGGACCTGGAGTTCTCAGCAGATGGCATCCCAATACTAATGCACGATGAGACTGTAGACCGGACCACCAACGGGTCAGGACCACTCAGCCATTTGAAACTTTCCGACTTGGGAAAACTCGATGCAGCTGCCAAACATCGACTTag GGAGAAGTTTGCTGGAGAAAAGGTCCCAACGCTGGAGGAGGCAGTGGAGGAATGCATCAAACTGCAGCTCACCATCTACTTTGATGTCAAGGGTCATCCAGATGAG GCAGCAGCAGCCCTTAAAGACCTCTATAAGAAACATCCAGTCCTCTACAACAGCAGCATCGTCTGTTCCTTTGAGCCCAAAGTCATCTACAGG ATGAGACAGAGTGACCCCGAAGTGGTGACAGCATTGACCCACAGGCCATGGAGCCTGAGTCACTTCGGAGATGGCACCCCGCGTTTCTCATCACTATGGAAACACTGCTGGATGACAGTAATGGACATCATGCTGGACTTGGCGCACCATCATGTGCTGTGGAGGCTCTGTGGCATTTCAGCATTCCTCATCCAGAAGAACTTTGTCTCACT GGACTATGTGCAGTACTGGGCCCAGAGAGGGGTGGATGTTGTAGCCTGGACAGTCAACACAAAAGTGGAGAAAAACTATTAtcaggagctgctgcaggtcaACTATATCACAGACAGCCTGGTGGAAGACTGTGAACCTCATTACTGA